A region from the Triticum aestivum cultivar Chinese Spring chromosome 3D, IWGSC CS RefSeq v2.1, whole genome shotgun sequence genome encodes:
- the LOC123075840 gene encoding uncharacterized protein yields the protein MDNFKITSYANALVENTKLDFQSLYLHRIRSGDKKNQYVVIDGVGATDICLTTINDWAIYDGAAVDAKLVAHAKGMHMNAAAADCCNLFIIVFELDSFKGSTLAVMGATTEEQGEWAIVGGTGQFAMARGVIQRKMHQKLADGQGDVLELTIEAFCRRKGQPEPPATTPQTPTTQPIQPPVQPPLATTQPIQPPVQPPPAPTKPIQPPTPTPIKNGPWGGTTSDTLHHFNPNMSKGLKSVTFIYYRAVNGLRFNYTGQDGYEESSELFGNNGQGPDAKRQTVHLGPKEFVTGLSGTYQHEGRSNNIAIYSLKLVTNLGKTHGPFGTASIGTGFSFLVPPNSRIVGFFGGSTGYAVNSIGAYTLENSA from the exons ATGGACAATTTCAAGATCACTAGTTACGCCAATGCGCTGGTGGAAAACACTAAGCTTGACTTCCAAAGCTTGTATCTGCACAGGATCAGGTCTGGGGATAAGAAAAACCAGTATGTGGTGATAGATGGAGTTGGTGCTACTGACATTTGTCTCACAACCATCAACGACTGGGCAATATATGATGGTGCGGCCGTGGACGCAAAGCTAGTTGCTCATGCAAAAGGCATGCATATGAATGCTGCCGCTGCTGACTGCTGCAATTTATTCATCATAGTGTTCGAGCTTGACAG CTTCAAAGGATCCACGCTTGCAGTAATGGGAGCAACTACAGAGGAACAAGGTGAATGGGCTATTGTTGGTGGGACTGGTCAGTTCGCTATGGCGCGTGGTGTCATCCAGAGGAAAATGCATCAAAAATTAGCTGATGGACAAGGAGATGTGTTAGAGCTTACTATCGAGGCATTCTGCCGCAGGAAG GGGCAGCCGGAGCCTCCGGCCACCACTCCGCAGACTCCTACCACCCAGCCGATTCAGCCTCCTGTTCAGCCGCCTCTTGCCACCACCCAGCCCATTCAGCCTCCTGTTCAGCCACCTCCTGCCCCCACGAAGCCGATTCAGCCTCCTACCCCCACTCCCATAAAGAATGGACCATGGGGCGGAACAACGAGTGACACACTTCATCATTTCAACCCAAACATGTCTAAAGGCCTAAAGAGTGTGACATTCATCTATTATCGGGCTGTTAATGGACTTCGTTTCAATTATACCGGCCAAGATGGCTATGAAGAATCCAGCGAACTTTTTGGTAATAACGGCCAGGGCCCCGACGCTAAAAGG CAAACGGTTCATCTAGGCCCTAAGGAGTTTGTGACGGGGCTGTCAGGAACATACCAACATGAAGGCAGATCAAATAATATTGCTATATATTCCCTTAAGCTGGTCACCAACCTCGGCAAAACTCATGGACCTTTTGGAACTGCTAGCATAGGCACCGGTTTCAGCTTTTTGGTGCCTCCAAACAGCAGAATTGTGGGCTTCTTTGGGGGATCTACCGGTTACGCCGTCAATTCAATTGGTGCCTACACGCTCGAAAATTCTGCTTAG